Proteins encoded in a region of the Planococcus citri chromosome 1, ihPlaCitr1.1, whole genome shotgun sequence genome:
- the sau gene encoding Golgi phosphoprotein 3 homolog sauron, with protein MIATMNREDGLKLRRNVVRDNTSNSSKENNSEDNKIDQEENLEDGDSKETRFTLMEEVLLLGLKDKEGYTSFWNDCISSGLRGCILVELALRGRIELEKAGMRRKSLSTRKVLVKNETLTGDVLLDEALKHIKETQPPETVQSWIEYLSGEAWNPLKLKYQLKNVRERLAKNLVEKGVCTTEKQNFLLFDMTTHPLTDNQAKTRLVKKVQDAVLSRWVNDPQRMDKRILSLIFLAHASDVLENAFIPLNDDDYELAMKRVRELVDVDLEAECMKSQGNDVMWAVFATFIK; from the exons ATGATCGCCACAATGAATCGCGAAGACGGCCTTAAATTGAGGCGTAATGTAGTGCGTGATAACACTTCAAATAGCAGCAAAGAAAATAACAGCGAGGATAATAAAATCGATCAAGAAGAAAATCTAGAAGATGGAGATTCGAAGGAAACACGCTTCACACTAATGGAAGAAGTTCTTCTGTTGGGCCTTAAGGATAAAGAG GGTTATACGTCGTTTTGGAATGACTGCATATCGTCCGGATTACGAGGATGTATATTAGTAGAATTAGCCCTTCGTGGACGCATCGAACTCGAAAAAGCTGGCATGAGACGTAAGAGTTTATCAACTCGAAAAGTACTGGTGAAAAACGAAACGTTGACTGGAGACGTGCTCTTGGACGAAGCCTTAAAACATATTAAAGAAACCCAGCCACCAGAAACAGTTCAGAGTTGGATAGAATATTTAAGCG gaGAAGCGTGGAATCCGCTCAAATTGAAATACCAGTTGAAAAACGTTCGAGAAAGATTAGCGAAAAATTTAGTAGAAAAAGGAGTATGCACTAcggaaaaacagaattttttattatttgatatGACAACCCATCCTTTAACTGATAACCAAGCCAAAACTAGATTAGTTAAAAAG GTTCAGGATGCTGTTCTATCGAGATGGGTTAATGATCCTCAGCGTATGGATAAGAGGATACTATCTTTGATATTTTTAGCCCACGCTTCTGATGTTCTTGAAAACGCCTTTATACCGTTGAACGATGACGATTACGAACTCGCTATGAAACGAGTCCGAGAACTGGTCGATGTAGATTTAGAGGCAGAATGCATGAAGTCTCAAGGAAACGACGTAATGTGGGCTGTGTTCGCCACTTTTATTAAATAA
- the LOC135849546 gene encoding E3 ubiquitin-protein ligase SIAH1A-like: MMNNKCSIASPAASVIPNNSNDNANSSGNSASNQANTLPAAKRRGLNAIVIPTCTTQTPQAADLASLFECPVCFDYVLPPILQCQSGHLVCSNCRPKLTGCPTCRGPLGNIRNLAMEKVASTIMFPCKYSSSGCSLSLLHTEKVEHEEMCEWRPYTCPCPGASCKWQGGLEQVMAHLMMSHKSITTLQGEDIVFLATDINLPGAVDWVMMQSCFGYNFMLVLEKQEKYEGHQQFFAIVQLIGSRKQAENFAYRLELNGPRRRLTWEATPRSIHEGVATAIMNSDCLVFDISMAQLFSDNGNLGINVTISMV; the protein is encoded by the exons ATGATGAATAACAAATGCAGTATCGCTAGCCCCGCTGCTAGTGTTATTCCAAATAACAGCAACGATAATGCGAATAGCAGCGGTAACAGTGCCAGTAACCAAGCGAATACTTTACCAGCGGCCAAACGGCGAGGCCTTAATGCGATAGTAATTCCCACATGTACTACACAAACACCACAAGCTGCAGATTTAGCTTCACTTTTCGAATGCCCGGTGTGTTTTGATTATGTATTGCCGCCCATATTGCAATGCCAAAGCGGCCACCTCGTATGCAGTAATTGCCGCCCTAAACTTACCGGATGTCCGACATGTCGTGGACCTTTGG GTAATATACGAAACTTGGCTATGGAGAAGGTAGCCAGCACAATCATGTTCCCGTGTAAATATTCGTCATCCGGCTGTTCGCTTTCTTTACTGCATACCGAGAAAGTCGAGCACGAGGAGATGTGCGAATGGAGACCGTACACTTGTCCTTGTCCTGGAGCTTCGTGTAAATGGCAAGGAGGCTTGGAGCAAGTTATGGCTCATCTTATGATGTCTCATAAGTCTATAACCACGTTGCAAG GTGAAGATATCGTTTTCCTAGCTACCGATATCAATCTACCTGGTGCTGTCGATTGGGTAATGATGCAGTCTTGCTTCGGGTACAATTTCATGCTGGTTTTAGAAAAGCAAGAGAAGTACGAAGGGCATCAGCAGTTCTTCGCAATAGTACAACTAATCGGATCTCGTAAACAAGCCGAAAATTTCGCTTATAG ATTGGAATTAAACGGTCCTCGTAGACGATTAACGTGGGAAGCTACTCCGAGGAGTATTCACGAAGGAGTCGCCACAGCCATTATGAATTCCGATTGTTTGGTCTTCGATATCAGCATGGCTCAGTTATTCTCGGATAATGGTAACTTAGGTATTAATGTCACCATATCGATGGTATGA